From Roseburia hominis, the proteins below share one genomic window:
- a CDS encoding tyrosine-type recombinase/integrase — MDTGELTREATLSYKEKLERKYRPVSVNVKLSALNSFFSFIGRSDLKLKCLKIQESPYCPAEKELSKGEYLRLVRAALVRKNEKLALILQTICGTGIRVSEVKYVTAEAVCQGEAVIRLKGKTRMVLFPKKLQKVLKGYMRREKISAGPIFITRTGSPLDRSNIWKMMKALCRDAEVDATKVFPHNLRHLFARCF; from the coding sequence TTGGATACCGGAGAACTGACCAGAGAGGCGACCCTTTCCTACAAGGAAAAGTTGGAGCGGAAATATCGGCCAGTCAGTGTGAATGTGAAGCTGTCCGCCCTGAACAGTTTCTTTTCTTTTATCGGGCGGAGTGATTTGAAGCTGAAATGTCTGAAAATTCAGGAAAGCCCCTATTGTCCGGCCGAGAAGGAACTTAGTAAAGGGGAGTATCTGCGCCTGGTCAGGGCGGCACTGGTCAGGAAAAATGAAAAGCTGGCTTTGATTTTGCAGACCATCTGCGGTACTGGGATCCGGGTATCCGAGGTGAAATATGTCACGGCAGAGGCGGTCTGCCAGGGGGAGGCAGTGATTCGGCTAAAGGGAAAGACCCGCATGGTCCTGTTCCCGAAGAAGCTGCAAAAGGTACTGAAGGGGTATATGCGCCGGGAGAAGATATCTGCCGGGCCAATCTTCATCACACGGACCGGGAGTCCATTGGACCGAAGCAATATCTGGAAGATGATGAAGGCACTCTGCCGGGATGCGGAAGTGGACGCGACGAAAGTATTTCCCCACAACCTGCGCCACCTGTTCGCCCGATGCTTCTAG
- a CDS encoding site-specific integrase — MMKITNYAIQIEDYLENLRNEEHSPTTIRQYQRDILCFSRFWIPEN, encoded by the coding sequence ATGATGAAAATAACAAACTATGCAATACAGATAGAAGATTATCTGGAAAATTTACGAAATGAGGAACACAGCCCCACTACAATCCGGCAGTACCAGCGGGACATTCTCTGTTTTTCTCGTTTTTGGATACCGGAGAACTGA
- the guaA gene encoding glutamine-hydrolyzing GMP synthase, with protein MERITTAALADAFIEEQVEAIRAQVGDKKVLLALSGGVDSSVVAALLIKAVGKQLVCVHVNHGLLRKGEPEQVVDVFRNQMDANLIYVDAVDRFLDKLAGVAEPEKKRKIIGAEFIRVFEEEARKQEGIEFLAQGTIYPDIIESDGVKAHHNVGGLPEDLQFELVEPLKFLFKDEVRVVGKALGLPDGMVYRQPFPGPGLGVRCLGAITRERLEIVRESDAILREEFAKNGLEGKVWQYFTAVPDFRSVGVKEGARTFAYPVILRAVNTVDAMTATVENVPFELLEHITERITHEVPGVNRVLYDLTPKPCGTIEWE; from the coding sequence ATGGAGCGTATTACAACAGCAGCGCTGGCAGATGCATTTATCGAAGAACAGGTGGAAGCGATTCGCGCGCAGGTGGGAGATAAAAAGGTATTACTTGCCCTTTCAGGCGGCGTAGATTCCTCCGTTGTGGCAGCGTTATTAATCAAAGCAGTTGGAAAGCAGTTAGTCTGTGTACATGTAAATCATGGTCTGCTGCGTAAGGGTGAGCCGGAGCAGGTCGTTGACGTATTCCGTAACCAGATGGATGCAAATCTTATCTATGTAGATGCAGTTGACCGTTTCCTCGATAAGCTTGCAGGTGTTGCTGAGCCAGAGAAGAAGCGCAAGATTATCGGAGCAGAATTTATCCGTGTATTCGAGGAAGAGGCAAGAAAACAGGAGGGAATTGAATTCCTGGCACAGGGAACGATTTATCCTGACATCATTGAAAGTGATGGCGTGAAGGCACATCACAATGTCGGTGGTCTGCCGGAGGATTTACAATTTGAGCTTGTAGAGCCGCTTAAGTTCCTGTTTAAAGACGAGGTTCGTGTCGTAGGAAAAGCGCTTGGACTTCCGGACGGAATGGTTTACCGTCAGCCGTTCCCGGGACCGGGACTTGGCGTTCGCTGCCTTGGAGCAATTACCCGTGAGCGTCTGGAGATTGTGCGTGAATCGGATGCCATTCTGCGTGAAGAATTTGCAAAAAATGGACTGGAAGGCAAGGTATGGCAGTATTTTACAGCCGTTCCGGATTTCCGTTCTGTAGGTGTAAAGGAAGGTGCAAGGACATTTGCATATCCGGTCATTTTAAGAGCCGTAAACACAGTTGATGCAATGACTGCAACAGTGGAAAATGTTCCTTTTGAATTGCTTGAGCATATTACGGAACGTATCACTCACGAAGTGCCGGGAGTGAACCGTGTGCTTTATGATCTGACACCGAAGCCGTGCGGAACCATTGAGTGGGAATAA
- a CDS encoding IS1182 family transposase has translation MLKDHSQLKLSLSPYQGIYDAIIPANHLLRRIKENIDFSFVNPMLRKQYCENFGRPAKEPEMMFKLLFLKKLYDLSDETLISSAQTDMAYKFFLDLEPEEKMIDPSLLTKFRKTRITEDILKEMLKETIQQALDKGLIKSGTIIVDSTHTTASVRAKSPTQILRDMSKQLRKEIYKNAFELSERFPEKPSLEAGLDEEIAYTKELLQVLEEGIETCGNQKIQKISKEMKELLENEQIREIRSKDDKDARFGHKTATSTFYGYKNHLAMTEGRLIAGISVTDGGAPDGQELPKLIEKAQKNGIKVTEVIGDMAYVSDDNLEVCGKEIALIARTNTAVAAAANGNLAEGFCFNKDAGLLQCPAGELSMRVEKRAAKNGNTYLRYIFSKVKCRKCPQRENCRVGKSNSKERSYSITQASAKNMERLKFEESEYFQERMKIRHRIEEKNGELKEAHGLRRADSRGLFAMHVQMYFTAFTANVKRIVRLQELAMA, from the coding sequence ATGTTGAAAGACCATTCACAGTTGAAACTTTCATTATCACCCTATCAGGGGATTTATGATGCAATCATTCCAGCAAATCATCTTTTGCGTAGAATTAAAGAAAATATAGATTTTAGTTTTGTAAATCCAATGCTCCGTAAACAGTATTGTGAAAATTTCGGGCGGCCGGCGAAAGAACCGGAGATGATGTTTAAACTGCTTTTTCTGAAAAAGCTGTACGATCTGTCCGATGAAACCCTGATCAGTAGTGCTCAGACAGACATGGCATATAAATTTTTTCTGGATCTGGAACCAGAAGAAAAAATGATAGATCCCAGTCTTCTGACGAAATTCAGAAAGACCCGCATCACGGAAGATATTCTGAAGGAAATGCTGAAAGAAACAATCCAGCAGGCTCTGGACAAAGGTCTAATCAAATCGGGAACGATTATCGTGGATTCTACCCACACAACTGCATCCGTCCGAGCGAAATCCCCCACACAAATCCTGAGGGATATGAGTAAACAACTTCGGAAAGAGATTTATAAAAATGCTTTTGAATTATCAGAAAGATTTCCAGAGAAACCATCTTTGGAAGCAGGATTGGACGAAGAGATCGCCTATACGAAGGAACTGCTCCAGGTTCTGGAGGAAGGGATAGAAACCTGTGGAAATCAAAAGATACAGAAAATCTCTAAAGAGATGAAAGAACTGCTTGAGAACGAACAGATCAGAGAGATCCGTTCCAAAGATGATAAAGATGCACGGTTTGGGCACAAAACGGCGACCAGTACGTTTTATGGGTATAAGAATCATCTCGCAATGACAGAAGGCCGTCTGATTGCTGGGATAAGTGTAACAGATGGAGGAGCACCGGATGGTCAGGAATTGCCGAAACTGATAGAAAAAGCACAGAAAAATGGAATAAAAGTAACAGAAGTTATCGGAGATATGGCATATGTCAGTGATGATAATCTGGAAGTATGCGGAAAAGAGATTGCACTGATTGCCCGAACGAATACAGCTGTAGCGGCGGCTGCAAACGGAAACCTTGCGGAGGGGTTCTGTTTCAATAAAGATGCAGGGTTGCTGCAATGTCCTGCCGGAGAGCTTTCCATGCGAGTGGAAAAGAGAGCTGCCAAAAACGGGAACACCTATTTAAGATATATATTTAGCAAAGTTAAGTGCCGGAAATGCCCACAAAGAGAAAACTGCCGTGTAGGAAAATCAAACTCAAAAGAACGAAGTTACAGTATCACGCAGGCAAGCGCGAAAAACATGGAAAGGCTTAAATTTGAAGAAAGTGAATACTTCCAAGAGAGAATGAAAATCCGGCATAGGATAGAAGAAAAGAATGGAGAATTAAAAGAAGCCCACGGTTTGCGCAGAGCAGATTCAAGAGGGTTATTTGCTATGCATGTTCAAATGTATTTTACCGCATTTACAGCAAATGTAAAAAGGATAGTAAGATTACAGGAATTGGCTATGGCTTAA
- the rpsI gene encoding 30S ribosomal protein S9 has product MANAKFYGTGRRKKSIARVYLVPGTGKITINKRDIDEYLGLETLKVVVRQPLVATETVDKFDVLVNVRGGGYTGQAGAIRHGIARALLQADADYRPVLKAAGYLTRDPRMKERKKYGLKAARRAPQFSKR; this is encoded by the coding sequence GTGGCTAACGCAAAATTCTACGGAACAGGAAGAAGAAAAAAATCAATCGCAAGAGTTTACCTTGTACCGGGTACAGGTAAGATCACAATCAATAAAAGAGACATCGATGAGTATTTAGGACTTGAGACCCTGAAGGTCGTTGTTCGCCAGCCGCTGGTAGCAACAGAGACTGTTGACAAATTCGATGTACTTGTAAATGTTCGCGGTGGTGGATACACCGGACAGGCAGGAGCAATCCGCCACGGTATCGCCAGAGCACTCCTTCAGGCAGACGCTGATTACAGACCGGTTCTGAAAGCAGCAGGATACCTGACACGTGATCCGCGTATGAAAGAGCGTAAGAAATACGGTCTCAAAGCAGCTCGTAGAGCACCGCAGTTCAGCAAACGTTAA
- the rplM gene encoding 50S ribosomal protein L13 has product MKTYMANPDKIERKWYVVDAEGQTLGRLCAEVAKVLRGKNKPEFTPHIDTGDYVIVVNAAKVKVTGKKLDQKVYYHHSDYVGGMKETTLREMMAKKPEAVVEIAVKGMLPKGPLGRTMIKKLHVYAGPEHEQQAQKPEVLTF; this is encoded by the coding sequence ATGAAAACTTACATGGCTAATCCAGATAAGATCGAGAGAAAATGGTATGTAGTTGACGCTGAGGGACAGACATTAGGACGTCTCTGCGCAGAAGTTGCTAAGGTTTTAAGAGGAAAGAATAAACCGGAATTCACACCGCACATTGACACTGGTGATTATGTAATCGTTGTAAATGCTGCAAAAGTAAAAGTGACCGGTAAGAAATTAGATCAGAAAGTATATTATCATCATTCCGACTATGTAGGAGGAATGAAAGAGACTACCTTAAGAGAGATGATGGCTAAGAAGCCGGAAGCAGTAGTAGAGATCGCTGTAAAAGGCATGCTCCCGAAAGGACCTTTGGGAAGAACCATGATCAAGAAACTTCATGTATATGCTGGACCGGAACACGAACAGCAGGCACAGAAACCGGAAGTTTTAACATTTTAG
- a CDS encoding sodium:alanine symporter family protein, with protein sequence MEWISNVVQMMNKVLWDYALLFLLCGTGIWFTVRLRFVQVRRFKDGWNKTFGGLIGKGDKAGKGGISSFQALTTAIAAQVGTGNLAGAATAIAAGGPGAIFWMWLSAFLGMATIYAEALMAQKYKVVKDGEVTGGPVYYIRGAFQGRFGKILAAIFSVLIIFALGFMGNAVQANSIGDAFATAFGIQPVVVGVCVAAIAFFIFAGGITRIAKVTEKMVPLMAFFYIIGALIVIGIHFREIPHAFYSIIVGAFQPQALAGGVIGVTVQKAMRYGVARGLFSNEAGMGSTPHAHAIANVEHPGDQGCVAIISVFIDTFVVLSLTALVVITTGVMRPDGSLIGTALTQAAFSSVFGHFGNIFIAVCMFFFAFSTVIGWYFFGETNVKYLFGPKAVKVYAIIVCVMIVVGSALKVELVWNMADAFNGMMVIPNLIALLALTGTVVKVSGEYDKKRP encoded by the coding sequence ATGGAATGGATTTCTAACGTTGTGCAGATGATGAATAAGGTTTTGTGGGATTATGCACTTTTGTTCCTGCTATGTGGAACCGGGATCTGGTTTACGGTACGGCTGCGTTTCGTGCAGGTGAGGAGATTCAAGGATGGCTGGAATAAGACCTTTGGCGGATTAATTGGAAAAGGGGATAAGGCGGGAAAGGGTGGAATCTCTTCTTTCCAGGCGCTGACGACGGCCATTGCGGCACAGGTCGGAACGGGAAATCTTGCCGGAGCTGCGACGGCCATTGCGGCGGGCGGTCCGGGAGCGATCTTCTGGATGTGGTTAAGTGCGTTTTTGGGCATGGCGACCATTTACGCGGAAGCCTTGATGGCGCAAAAATATAAGGTGGTAAAAGACGGAGAAGTGACCGGAGGCCCGGTCTATTATATACGGGGCGCGTTTCAGGGGCGGTTTGGAAAAATACTTGCCGCAATTTTTTCAGTCCTCATTATATTTGCACTCGGGTTCATGGGAAATGCAGTGCAGGCCAATTCGATCGGAGATGCATTTGCAACGGCATTTGGAATTCAACCGGTGGTGGTCGGCGTCTGTGTTGCGGCGATCGCATTTTTCATTTTTGCGGGAGGAATTACCAGGATCGCAAAGGTGACGGAAAAAATGGTGCCGCTTATGGCTTTCTTCTATATTATAGGTGCACTGATCGTGATCGGAATTCATTTCCGTGAGATCCCGCATGCATTTTACAGCATCATCGTGGGCGCGTTTCAGCCGCAGGCTCTTGCAGGCGGCGTGATTGGCGTGACGGTGCAGAAAGCGATGCGCTATGGCGTGGCAAGGGGACTTTTTTCCAATGAGGCAGGTATGGGCTCCACCCCGCATGCACATGCGATCGCAAATGTGGAGCATCCCGGAGACCAGGGGTGTGTGGCAATCATCAGCGTGTTCATCGACACTTTCGTGGTGTTGTCACTCACGGCGCTTGTGGTAATCACGACCGGCGTAATGCGGCCGGATGGCTCCCTGATCGGGACGGCGCTGACGCAGGCCGCATTTTCCAGTGTGTTCGGGCATTTCGGAAATATTTTTATCGCCGTCTGTATGTTTTTCTTTGCATTTTCTACCGTGATCGGCTGGTATTTCTTTGGGGAGACGAATGTGAAATATCTCTTCGGACCCAAAGCGGTAAAGGTATATGCGATTATCGTATGCGTGATGATCGTTGTGGGGTCTGCGCTGAAGGTGGAGCTGGTCTGGAATATGGCGGATGCGTTTAATGGAATGATGGTGATTCCGAACCTTATCGCCCTTCTGGCGCTCACAGGCACAGTGGTAAAAGTCAGCGGAGAATACGACAAAAAACGCCCCTAA
- a CDS encoding alpha-amylase family glycosyl hydrolase, translating into MWAYEGIFYQIYPIGFCGAPTANDGVTVPRILKLKKWSSYLENLGVSSILLNPIFESDNHGYDTRDFKIIDCRLGTNADFAEVCRDLHAHNVKIVLDGVFNHVGRGFWAFRDVQEKKWDSPYKDWFCINFDGNSAYNDGFWYEGWEGHYELVKLNLYNPAVVDYLLDCVRGWVEEFDIDGLRLDVAYSLERNFMKRLRSFCQELKPDFALIGEVLFGDYNLIVNDEMLHSCTNYECYKGLFSSFNSMNLFEIAHSLNRQYGPEQWCLYRGKHLMSFADNHDVTRLASILTNKNHIPLAYGLLMGMPGVPCIYYGSEWGEEGVKAPNNDYALRPCFEEPKPNELTEFIKKLIHVRTNSDALSYGGYHNVVITNHQLIFERRTDTERILVAVNASDAPFTAHNGELGGCGTDLLTGEAVEMNGQLEMPAYSVQYIK; encoded by the coding sequence ATGTGGGCATATGAAGGAATTTTTTATCAGATCTATCCGATTGGATTTTGCGGCGCGCCTACTGCCAATGATGGTGTGACCGTTCCGCGAATTCTTAAATTAAAGAAATGGAGCAGTTATCTAGAAAATTTAGGCGTTTCTTCTATTTTATTAAATCCGATTTTTGAATCAGACAATCACGGCTATGACACCCGGGATTTTAAGATCATCGACTGTCGTCTCGGAACGAACGCCGATTTCGCGGAAGTATGCCGCGATCTACATGCACATAACGTAAAGATCGTCCTCGACGGTGTGTTCAACCACGTGGGGCGCGGCTTCTGGGCGTTCAGGGATGTTCAGGAGAAAAAGTGGGATTCGCCGTACAAGGACTGGTTCTGTATTAATTTCGACGGGAATTCCGCATATAACGACGGATTCTGGTATGAGGGCTGGGAAGGTCATTATGAGCTTGTCAAATTAAATCTCTATAACCCGGCAGTTGTCGACTACCTTCTGGACTGCGTGCGCGGCTGGGTGGAAGAATTTGATATAGACGGTCTCCGCCTGGACGTGGCTTACAGCCTGGAGCGCAATTTTATGAAACGTCTGCGCAGCTTCTGCCAGGAACTAAAACCGGATTTCGCGCTGATCGGCGAGGTGCTTTTCGGCGATTACAATTTGATCGTAAATGACGAGATGCTGCATAGCTGCACCAATTACGAATGCTACAAGGGACTCTTCTCCAGCTTTAACAGCATGAACCTGTTCGAGATCGCGCACTCCCTGAACCGTCAGTACGGTCCGGAGCAGTGGTGTCTCTACCGCGGCAAGCACCTGATGTCCTTCGCGGATAATCACGACGTGACCAGACTTGCCAGCATTCTGACGAACAAGAATCACATTCCGCTGGCCTATGGTCTTCTCATGGGCATGCCGGGAGTTCCGTGCATTTATTATGGAAGTGAGTGGGGCGAGGAAGGCGTAAAAGCCCCGAACAATGACTATGCTCTTCGCCCATGCTTTGAAGAGCCAAAGCCGAACGAACTTACAGAGTTTATAAAGAAACTTATTCATGTACGAACCAACAGTGATGCGCTCAGCTACGGCGGTTATCACAATGTGGTCATCACGAACCATCAGTTGATCTTTGAGCGCAGGACAGATACCGAGCGGATCCTGGTGGCGGTCAATGCTTCCGATGCGCCTTTCACCGCACATAACGGGGAACTAGGCGGCTGCGGAACGGATCTTCTGACCGGAGAGGCCGTGGAAATGAACGGGCAGCTTGAGATGCCGGCATATAGTGTGCAATATATCAAATAG
- a CDS encoding AraC family transcriptional regulator, whose translation MKHSDTTLLREKTQHGDALFPFQHYDTSFHALVPELTIHWHPEMEFTKITAGSAIYSVNLQEFNVSEGDFLFISPGLLHAARIYPRGSMSSETFVFHADLLGNSSADICTLRYFSPLADGTLNLSPLISREHSFYQKTSQIFDRLCEVSHEKAFGYELKVKALLFTLLHGLLTHETSRPADQPAAYSQRLKLIFDYIHAHYAEDISVEKLAQLCCISPSHFMHFFKEKSGTSFSQYLTQYRLRQSALFLRQNMEIADAAFSCGFNNLPYYYKRFREYYHMTPREFQKASVGSLPTS comes from the coding sequence ATGAAACATTCTGACACCACTCTTCTGCGGGAAAAGACACAGCACGGGGACGCACTGTTTCCGTTTCAGCACTATGACACATCCTTCCACGCGCTTGTGCCAGAGCTTACCATACACTGGCATCCGGAAATGGAATTCACCAAAATCACTGCCGGAAGTGCCATTTATTCTGTCAACCTGCAAGAATTCAATGTATCCGAAGGGGATTTTCTTTTCATATCCCCCGGTCTTTTGCACGCTGCCCGGATTTATCCCCGCGGAAGCATGAGCTCTGAAACCTTTGTCTTCCATGCAGATCTTCTGGGAAATTCTTCTGCTGACATCTGTACGTTGCGCTATTTTTCACCACTTGCAGACGGCACACTGAATTTGTCTCCGTTAATTTCCAGGGAGCACTCCTTTTACCAGAAGACCAGTCAGATTTTTGACCGGTTATGTGAGGTCTCCCACGAAAAAGCATTTGGCTATGAACTTAAAGTCAAGGCTCTGCTATTTACACTTTTGCATGGACTTCTCACCCACGAGACCAGCCGTCCGGCAGACCAGCCTGCTGCGTACAGCCAGAGACTAAAACTGATCTTCGACTACATTCATGCCCATTATGCAGAGGACATTTCTGTGGAAAAGCTGGCGCAGCTCTGCTGTATCAGCCCTTCCCATTTTATGCATTTTTTCAAAGAAAAAAGCGGTACCTCCTTTAGCCAGTACTTGACTCAGTACCGCCTCAGGCAGTCCGCCCTTTTTCTCAGACAAAATATGGAGATTGCAGATGCCGCCTTTTCCTGCGGCTTTAACAATCTGCCTTATTATTACAAACGATTCCGGGAGTATTACCACATGACCCCCAGGGAATTCCAGAAGGCCAGTGTCGGATCTCTCCCTACTTCTTAA
- a CDS encoding 2-keto-3-deoxygluconate permease: protein MILNFMKKVPAGMMVIPLLVGSLITTIFPNIFNIGGLTAAVFSSAGTNTLLGAQLFCMGTALQVKDMPKVLKRGGVLLVAKFVIGAGLGILVGKIWGTEGIFGLTTLAIISAVTNSNGSVYLTLMGNYGDEADCGCFPLLALNDGPFFTLVALGASGLADIPFQSLLAAIIPVVAGMILGNLDKGIRELFAPMGTAIIPLIGFALGTGINLSNVVKGGFPGILLGLITVFVGGGFILLCDRFITRRPGYAAWAVATTAGNAVAVPAAIALVDTAWEPYVATATVQVAASVVVSCILAPFLTSLWAKKFGCPKMPLEGQKLD from the coding sequence ATGATTTTAAATTTTATGAAAAAAGTTCCGGCAGGTATGATGGTAATCCCGTTGCTGGTTGGAAGTCTTATAACAACGATTTTCCCGAACATATTTAACATCGGCGGTCTTACCGCAGCAGTATTTTCCAGCGCAGGTACGAATACTTTATTAGGTGCGCAGTTATTCTGTATGGGAACAGCGCTGCAGGTCAAAGATATGCCAAAAGTCTTAAAACGAGGCGGAGTATTGCTTGTTGCCAAGTTTGTAATCGGGGCAGGACTTGGTATTCTGGTGGGAAAGATCTGGGGTACGGAAGGTATCTTTGGGCTTACTACGCTTGCCATTATCAGTGCAGTTACCAATAGTAACGGAAGCGTGTACTTAACACTTATGGGAAACTATGGCGATGAGGCAGATTGTGGATGCTTCCCTCTTCTTGCTTTAAATGACGGCCCATTTTTTACATTGGTCGCATTAGGAGCATCTGGTCTTGCTGATATTCCGTTCCAGTCTCTTTTGGCGGCGATTATTCCGGTAGTTGCAGGTATGATTCTGGGCAATCTGGATAAGGGAATCAGAGAATTGTTCGCACCGATGGGCACTGCGATCATTCCGCTTATTGGTTTTGCTTTAGGAACCGGAATCAACCTGTCAAATGTAGTTAAGGGTGGTTTCCCGGGAATCCTCTTAGGACTTATTACTGTATTTGTCGGTGGTGGATTCATTTTACTTTGCGACAGATTTATCACAAGAAGACCAGGATATGCTGCGTGGGCAGTTGCAACAACTGCCGGCAATGCTGTAGCGGTTCCGGCAGCAATCGCTCTTGTCGATACCGCGTGGGAGCCCTATGTGGCAACCGCAACGGTACAAGTAGCAGCTTCAGTAGTAGTGAGCTGTATTCTGGCACCATTTTTGACCAGTTTATGGGCGAAAAAATTCGGTTGTCCGAAAATGCCGCTTGAAGGGCAAAAGCTGGACTAA
- a CDS encoding four-carbon acid sugar kinase family protein, protein MAVIGVVADDFTGTASSGMLMAKAQVETGLFFDAQKVEEFNGTDQLQAVYVSSNSRCLPPDSAYAEVEKAVKVLEKIGVQYFSKKIDTTLRGGIGYEIDAMLDNLGEETVAVMVTAMPQSKRVCVGGYSVIDGVILTETSVAQDVKTPVSECYVPDLIGCQSKRPVKFLSIREVKKGQAGLMESLKKSREQGGKILIVDAITMEHVRTIAEACTALGWKILAVDPGPFTMQLACSRGIAQRGELQTEEKSMPEDNRTALIIAGSANPSTKTQMEILYKSDRENVCVSVSPHKLIAGGSQMQAEVAEVVGRIKDLLDQVKRPKSVIVETALHGSVVDLKEEDKKYGYLPGTSSAMINEGLALITDQILEEYGRTAIVGLMLTGGDTMECVCRKIGVSCIKAIDNIVAQVDVGRILGKYEGMPVIVKGGFCGYDEIGVDIVKRLHVEGMR, encoded by the coding sequence ATGGCGGTAATCGGTGTGGTTGCAGATGATTTTACCGGAACAGCCAGTTCGGGAATGCTAATGGCAAAGGCCCAGGTCGAGACAGGACTGTTCTTTGATGCGCAGAAGGTAGAAGAATTTAATGGTACAGATCAGCTTCAGGCAGTTTATGTTAGTTCAAATAGCAGATGCCTGCCGCCGGACAGTGCATATGCGGAAGTAGAGAAAGCAGTAAAAGTACTGGAAAAGATCGGGGTACAGTACTTTTCTAAAAAAATTGATACCACTTTACGAGGTGGAATTGGTTACGAGATTGATGCGATGCTGGATAATTTAGGAGAAGAGACTGTTGCAGTGATGGTAACGGCAATGCCACAGTCAAAACGGGTCTGTGTGGGCGGGTATTCTGTGATAGATGGTGTTATTCTCACAGAGACTTCGGTCGCTCAGGATGTAAAGACTCCGGTGTCGGAGTGCTATGTCCCGGATCTGATCGGGTGTCAGTCAAAAAGACCGGTGAAATTTCTTTCGATACGGGAAGTGAAAAAAGGACAGGCCGGTTTGATGGAGAGTCTGAAGAAAAGCCGGGAACAGGGAGGAAAGATCTTAATTGTAGATGCGATTACCATGGAGCACGTGCGCACAATCGCTGAAGCGTGTACGGCGTTGGGGTGGAAGATTCTTGCGGTTGACCCGGGACCATTTACGATGCAGCTGGCGTGCAGCAGAGGCATTGCACAAAGAGGAGAGCTGCAGACCGAAGAGAAGAGTATGCCGGAGGACAACCGAACTGCGCTGATCATTGCAGGCAGTGCTAATCCTTCGACAAAGACGCAGATGGAAATCCTTTACAAGTCCGATAGGGAAAATGTCTGTGTCAGTGTTTCACCTCATAAATTGATTGCGGGCGGCAGTCAGATGCAGGCTGAAGTTGCGGAAGTGGTCGGCAGAATCAAAGACTTGTTGGATCAGGTAAAGCGGCCGAAGTCGGTGATCGTGGAAACAGCACTACACGGATCGGTAGTGGATCTAAAAGAAGAAGACAAGAAATATGGTTATTTGCCTGGGACAAGCTCGGCAATGATCAATGAAGGTTTGGCACTCATTACAGATCAGATTCTGGAAGAGTATGGAAGAACTGCAATTGTAGGCCTTATGTTGACCGGAGGAGACACAATGGAATGCGTATGCAGGAAAATTGGGGTTTCCTGTATCAAAGCTATCGATAATATCGTGGCGCAGGTAGATGTAGGAAGAATCCTTGGAAAATATGAAGGAATGCCAGTAATCGTGAAAGGCGGTTTCTGTGGATATGATGAGATTGGTGTTGACATTGTGAAACGGCTACATGTTGAAGGTATGAGATAG